From Triticum urartu cultivar G1812 chromosome 2, Tu2.1, whole genome shotgun sequence, a single genomic window includes:
- the LOC125541274 gene encoding uncharacterized protein LOC125541274, with product MAVWLFFLVMTLALPGAGNGRTDCDAVLIASLVQEQCNGEPVTGSCCEVLRTIITPSRGKLQCLKLVLDQPELKYSGFTRGLLLDMAKSCTASRAPPPADVTAGSVGPKDRVVDVHDPADSPRPKGRDVYVDAHRS from the exons ATGGCAGTTTGGCTCTTCTTCCTCGTTATGACCTTGGCGTTACCTGGTGCTGGGAATGGACGCACTGACTGTGACGCAGTCTTGATTGCATCGCTAGTCCAGGAACAATGCAATGGCGAGCCAGTGACAGGCTCATGCTGTGAGGTGCTCAGGACAATCATTACACCCTCGAGGGGCAAGCTGCAATGCCTCAAGTTGGTTCTTGACCAGCCTGAGCTCAAGTATTCGGGATTCACCAGAGGGCTCCTGCTGGACATGGCCAAGTCGTGCACTGCATCAAGGGCCCCTCCCCCAGCTGATGTAACAGCAG GTTCCGTCGGCCCCAAGGACAGGGTTGTGGATGTGCATGATCCAGCAG ATTCTCCGCGCCCCAAAGGCAGGGACGTGTACGTGGACGCACACAGGAGCTAA
- the LOC125541275 gene encoding uncharacterized protein LOC125541275 yields MYSTAWHGIIDAGHLLRADLLPHTLGGIFIDFRFLQVSELFRPSTRTAVSGDLTYSSANTAVGKHCNGLVLLLSHTVVNRATRRCARLPPLPSRAGMEDFYALGGEEFLVFDPSVSPHYEVVSENL; encoded by the coding sequence ATGTATTCAACAGCCTGGCACGGCATCATCGACGCCGGCCACCTACTGCGGGCGGACCTCCTTCCGCACACGCTCGGCGGGATCTTCATAGATTTCCGCTTCCTACAGGTCTCGGAGCTCTTCCGTCCGTCGACCAGGACCGCGGTCTCCGGCGACCTCACCTATAGCTCGGCCAACACCGCCGTCGGCAAGCACTGCAACGGCCTCGTCCTGCTACTCTCCCACACGGTGGTCAACCGCGCGACACGGCGGTGCGCGCGGCTGCCGCCGCTGCCCTCGCGCGCCGGGATGGAGGATTTCTACGCCTTGGGAGGAGAGGAGTTTCTGGTGTTTGATCCCAGCGTCTCTCCTCACTACGAGGTGGTCTCTGAGAACCTGTGA